A genome region from Brachymonas denitrificans includes the following:
- a CDS encoding transporter: protein MSFLSLSHCSRLLAGAGLSLLAGAAMAAHPLITDDTGTQGKGHSQFELSSDHDRTRTDAGIERVQSSSAGFAYGVHDDVDLGISLPHTSYRVPGEARQQGVGDVTLQAKWRFHLGERWSLALKPVLTLPSGNHDKGLGNGRATTALHLLAQYEAEPLTWLVNVGGTHNDNRDGQRKGLWSASTALLYAPHADWTLALDVGANRNADREGPRTQSYALLGGIYHLNKDVDLDLGYRRSLQSGPVTHTVGAGLTVRW, encoded by the coding sequence ATGTCTTTTCTGTCCCTCTCCCATTGCTCCCGCCTGCTTGCCGGAGCAGGTTTGTCCCTGCTGGCTGGCGCCGCCATGGCGGCGCATCCCCTCATCACCGACGATACCGGCACCCAGGGCAAGGGCCACAGCCAGTTCGAACTGAGCAGCGACCATGACCGCACCCGCACCGACGCGGGCATCGAGCGCGTACAGTCCTCCAGCGCCGGCTTTGCCTACGGCGTGCATGACGATGTCGACCTCGGCATCAGCCTGCCGCACACCTCCTACCGGGTACCTGGCGAGGCGCGCCAGCAGGGCGTGGGCGATGTGACGCTGCAGGCCAAGTGGCGCTTCCATTTGGGCGAGCGCTGGTCGCTGGCACTCAAGCCGGTGCTGACCTTGCCGAGCGGCAACCATGACAAGGGCCTGGGCAATGGCCGCGCCACGACTGCGCTGCACCTGCTGGCGCAGTACGAGGCCGAGCCGCTGACCTGGCTGGTGAATGTGGGCGGCACCCACAACGACAACCGCGATGGCCAGCGCAAGGGCCTGTGGAGTGCTTCCACGGCGCTGCTGTACGCGCCGCATGCAGACTGGACGCTGGCCCTGGACGTCGGCGCGAATCGCAATGCCGACCGTGAAGGGCCGCGTACGCAGTCCTACGCCTTGCTGGGCGGCATCTACCACCTGAACAAGGATGTGGACCTCGATCTGGGCTACCGCCGCAGCCTGCAATCCGGCCCGGTGACGCATACCGTGGGCGCCGGCTTGACGGTGCGCTGGTAA
- a CDS encoding dihydrodipicolinate reductase C-terminal domain-containing protein, with protein sequence MNKKPLRVGMLGFGRTGRAVATVLFNAPQTHLEWVVRRSMSSRHQSVAEVLGVESPHPAPFHTIDEMDAGALLDRFPVDAIVDFSGEDGVLYYGEAAASRGITIISAISDYPEERLELLRQLAERTVVMHSPNITVGINFLLMAAKVLRRILPDIDVEVFEEHFRSKPEVSGTAKVIAGELGIEHDRIRAVRAGGIIGVHEVLFGFPYQTVRLKHESIAREAFGNGILFALDNLRDKSAGFYTMEDLMRPYFQLDCALPKDAAGAPPADAG encoded by the coding sequence ATGAACAAGAAACCCTTGCGCGTCGGCATGCTGGGATTCGGCCGCACCGGCCGCGCCGTGGCGACCGTCCTCTTCAATGCCCCCCAGACCCATCTGGAGTGGGTGGTGCGCCGTTCGATGAGCAGCAGGCACCAGTCCGTGGCCGAAGTGCTGGGCGTGGAGTCGCCGCATCCGGCCCCGTTCCACACCATCGACGAAATGGATGCCGGCGCCTTGCTCGACCGCTTCCCGGTCGATGCCATCGTCGACTTCTCGGGCGAGGATGGCGTGCTCTACTACGGCGAAGCAGCGGCCAGCCGCGGCATCACCATCATCTCTGCGATTTCGGACTATCCCGAGGAACGCCTGGAGCTGCTGCGTCAGCTGGCAGAGCGTACCGTCGTCATGCACAGCCCCAACATCACGGTGGGCATCAACTTCCTGCTGATGGCGGCCAAGGTGCTGCGCCGCATCCTGCCGGATATCGACGTGGAGGTGTTCGAGGAGCACTTCCGCAGCAAGCCCGAGGTGTCGGGCACGGCCAAGGTGATTGCCGGCGAACTGGGCATCGAGCATGACCGCATCCGCGCCGTGCGGGCGGGCGGCATCATCGGCGTGCACGAGGTGCTGTTCGGCTTTCCGTACCAGACGGTGCGGCTCAAGCACGAATCGATCGCGCGCGAGGCCTTTGGGAATGGCATTCTGTTTGCGCTCGACAATCTGCGTGACAAGTCGGCCGGCTTCTACACCATGGAAGACCTGATGCGCCCGTACTTCCAGCTGGATTGCGCGCTGCCCAAGGATGCGGCGGGGGCGCCTCCCGCAGACGCGGGGTAA
- a CDS encoding putative Na+/H+ antiporter, with the protein MNPTSFQLAAAAIFALAVLHTFSTKWFERLAHRHPRHAGIYHLLGEVEAVFGFWAMILTIVMIIMLGAPAAMEYLETRNYTEPMFVFVVMVIAATRPILQTAGKVVQLLARLLPLPRTVATYLVVLTVVPILGSFITEPAAMTLAAMMLSRELFARVNVSPLLKYATLAVLFVNVSIGGTLTSYAAPPVLMVAQAWGWDSAFMLKTFGWKAALAVTINAVLVTMVFGRQLLKLDREGSAQGDEGQQPVPLALVLTHLAFLVMVVVLAHHPVLFIGLFLFFMGVVTAYGRHQDRLILREGLLVGFFLAGLVVLGGQQQWWLKPVLTSLSSDAVFWGAMGLTAFTDNAALTYLGSLVDGLSPEFKVALVAGAVTGGGMTVIANAPNPAGVAILRRYFDHGAVNPGILALAAAIPTFVAAMAFQLP; encoded by the coding sequence ATGAATCCGACCAGCTTCCAGTTGGCCGCCGCCGCAATCTTCGCGCTGGCCGTGCTGCACACCTTCTCCACCAAATGGTTCGAGCGCCTGGCGCACCGCCATCCGCGCCATGCAGGCATCTACCACCTGCTGGGCGAAGTGGAGGCCGTGTTCGGCTTCTGGGCCATGATCCTCACCATCGTGATGATCATCATGCTCGGCGCCCCCGCCGCCATGGAATACCTGGAAACGCGCAACTACACCGAGCCGATGTTCGTCTTCGTGGTGATGGTGATTGCCGCCACGCGGCCCATCCTGCAGACCGCCGGCAAGGTGGTGCAGCTGCTGGCGCGCCTGCTGCCCTTGCCGCGCACGGTGGCTACCTATCTGGTGGTGCTGACGGTGGTGCCGATTCTCGGTTCCTTCATCACCGAGCCGGCTGCCATGACGCTGGCAGCCATGATGCTGTCGCGCGAGCTGTTTGCGCGCGTCAACGTCTCGCCGCTGCTGAAATACGCCACGCTGGCCGTGCTGTTTGTCAACGTCTCCATCGGCGGCACGCTCACTTCCTATGCGGCGCCGCCGGTGCTGATGGTGGCCCAGGCCTGGGGGTGGGACAGCGCCTTCATGCTGAAGACTTTCGGCTGGAAGGCCGCGCTGGCGGTAACCATCAACGCGGTGCTGGTGACCATGGTGTTCGGCCGCCAGCTGCTCAAGCTGGACCGCGAAGGCTCCGCCCAGGGCGACGAAGGCCAGCAACCCGTGCCACTGGCCCTGGTGCTGACGCACCTGGCCTTCCTGGTCATGGTGGTGGTGCTGGCGCACCATCCCGTGCTGTTCATCGGCCTGTTCCTGTTCTTCATGGGCGTGGTCACGGCCTATGGCCGCCACCAGGACCGGCTGATTCTGCGCGAGGGCCTGCTGGTGGGCTTTTTCCTGGCCGGTCTGGTGGTGCTGGGTGGCCAGCAGCAGTGGTGGCTCAAGCCGGTACTCACCAGCCTGTCCAGCGATGCGGTATTCTGGGGGGCCATGGGCCTGACGGCATTCACCGATAATGCAGCACTGACCTATCTCGGTTCGCTGGTGGATGGCCTCAGTCCCGAATTCAAGGTGGCGCTGGTGGCCGGCGCCGTGACGGGCGGCGGCATGACCGTGATCGCCAACGCCCCCAACCCTGCGGGCGTGGCCATTCTGCGCCGCTATTTCGATCATGGCGCGGTCAACCCGGGTATTCTCGCCCTGGCCGCTGCCATACCGACCTTTGTTGCAGCCATGGCATTCCAGTTGCCCTGA
- a CDS encoding LysR family transcriptional regulator: MNYKHLKYFLHVAEAGGITRAAEQLHLTPQTLSSQIQQLEEALGNALFVRQGRQLTLTEFGRLALDYARDIFALGREMEASLKSRADSGRPLELRVGVADAVPKPLVMHLLAPALKLHPNSVRLVCREWRHELLLADLALHRIDLVIADAPMPASVSVKARSHLLGQLPVSLVGRPELLQGRCLPQGLDGLPMALPGEDALLSARLHAWLDHHKLQPVVVAECDDPALGMELAKEGHAAMLYPSTLTPELERQFGLVRGGELPGLVEEVYVITLDRRISHPGVKAILQGPHDFLQHSAPTVRRKRARTSQAR; encoded by the coding sequence ATGAACTACAAGCACCTCAAGTACTTTCTGCATGTGGCTGAAGCCGGCGGCATCACGCGGGCCGCCGAGCAGCTGCACCTCACGCCACAAACGCTGAGCAGCCAGATCCAGCAACTGGAGGAGGCGCTCGGCAACGCCCTGTTCGTGCGGCAGGGACGCCAGCTGACACTGACCGAGTTCGGCCGGCTGGCATTGGACTATGCACGCGACATCTTCGCGCTCGGCCGCGAGATGGAAGCCAGCCTCAAGAGCCGCGCCGACAGCGGCCGGCCGCTGGAGCTGCGCGTGGGCGTAGCCGATGCCGTGCCCAAGCCGCTGGTGATGCACCTGCTCGCGCCGGCACTCAAGCTGCACCCGAACAGCGTGCGGCTGGTGTGCCGCGAATGGCGGCACGAGCTGCTGCTGGCGGATCTGGCCTTGCACCGCATCGACCTGGTGATTGCGGACGCACCGATGCCGGCTTCGGTCAGCGTCAAGGCGCGCAGCCACCTGCTGGGACAGCTGCCGGTGTCGCTGGTGGGCCGTCCTGAACTGCTGCAGGGACGTTGCCTGCCGCAAGGACTGGACGGACTGCCCATGGCCCTGCCGGGCGAAGACGCGCTGCTCTCGGCGCGCCTGCATGCCTGGCTGGACCATCACAAGCTGCAGCCGGTTGTGGTGGCCGAATGCGATGACCCGGCACTGGGAATGGAGCTGGCCAAGGAAGGCCATGCGGCCATGCTCTACCCCTCGACACTGACGCCCGAACTCGAGCGGCAATTCGGTCTGGTGCGCGGCGGGGAACTGCCCGGGTTGGTGGAAGAGGTCTATGTCATCACGCTGGATCGGCGCATCAGTCATCCGGGGGTGAAGGCCATCCTGCAGGGACCGCATGATTTCCTGCAGCATTCGGCGCCCACGGTGCGCCGCAAACGCGCCCGGACTTCCCAGGCAAGGTGA